TTATCGTAGTACCAGAGCCTACAGAGCAGGCTATTAATGATGTCATTGAGCGATTGAGAGGGTATAGAAAAGATGTCTTGGAGAATGGATCCAACTTTGCAGCGCTGGCTACATTACATTCCGATGATATTGCCACAGAACGTCAAGGTGGGATTTTAACCATGAGGCGTAATGACCCTTTTGTAAAGGAGTTTAAGGATCTAGCTTTCAGTTTACAGGAAGGTGAAATCAGCGAGCCTTTTGAGACTCAATTTGGCTGGCATATTTTAATGGTAGATAAAGTACGTGGGCAGGTAAGAGATGTACGTCACATTTTGCTGAAACCTTTTATTTCAACAGCACAAACTAATAAAGCTCGCAAAAAACTTGATGAGATGCGTGACAAGATCATCATGGGTGAGATTGAATTTGCAGAAGCTGCAAAACAAATCTCTGATGAAGAAGAAACAGCCCAAAACGGAGGGAAGTTCATCAATCCTAGAACTGGAGACGTTCGCCTTGAAGTGGATAAATTACCTTCCGAGCTTGCTTCCCAACTTCAATTTCTTGAAAAAGGCGATGTAAGCGGAATCTTTCAAGAACGCGATCCTCGAGACTCTGATAAAACCATCTTCAAAATTATTTACGTAGAAGATAAGATAAAAGACCACATTGCTGACTACCAGCTGGATTATTTGAAGATCAAGAACCTTGCTTTGAACGCTAAAAAGATTGAAGCCATCCAGAAATGGCGTAATGAAAAGCTCAAAGATACTTATATCAAAATCGGTCCGGACTTCAAGGATTGTGACTTTACCAGTAACTGGACGAAATAATTATCTCTTATGTCAGACGTAAACGCTATCGACCGGCTGGTTCAAAAAAACAAACAACTCAAGCAAGAAATTGCCAAAGTCATTATAGGACAAGAAGAGGTCATCGATCAGATTCTGATCTCGATTTTCTCTGGAGGGCACTCGTTGCTGGTAGGAGTACCGGGATTAGCCAAAACCTTGATGGTGAATACCATTTCACAGGCTTTGGGACTTGACTTCAAAAGAATCCAGTTTACTCCAGATTTGATGCCTAGTGATATTTTGGGGAGTGAGATTCTAGACGAGAACCGTACTTTCAAATTTCTCAAAGGTCCCATTTTCTCAAACATTATCCTTGCCGATGAGATCAACAGAACGCCGCCCAAAACCCAAGCGGCGCTCTTAGAAGCGATGCAGGAGAAGAGCGTTACCGTTGCGGGACATAATTATAAGCTTGCCGCACCATATTTCGTTCTGGCAACGCAAAACCCTATCGAGCAAGAAGGAACCTATCCCTTGCCCGAAGCGCAACTGGACCGTTTCATGTTTGCGATTAAATTAGAATACCCCAGCTATAAGGAAGAAGTTGAGGTGGTAAAAAGTACGACTTCTGACCACAAACCTTCTGTGAATGCACTTTTTAACGCCCAAGAGATCGTAGATATTCAGCAGTTGATCAGACGCATTCCCGTGGCTGATAACGTGATTGAATATGCTGTAGGTCTTGTAGGCAAGACACGTCCCAATGCTGCAAACGCTCCTGAATTGATAAAAGAATATATCGATTGGGGAGCCGGACCTCGAGCTTCACAGAATCTTGTGCTTGCTGCAAAGGCACATGCTGCCGTAAATGGAAAGTACAGTCCAGATATTGAGAATATCAAAGCGGTTGCAACCGGTATCTTGCGTCATAGAATCATCTTGAACTATAAAGGTCAGGCCGAAGGTTTTACGGAGGAAAAGATCATTCAGGAAATTCTGTAGCTGCCTAAGACCTATCATTAATCAAGCTTGTAACTGTGGGGTGATGATTAAAATGATCTCGCTTTCGCGAAAGCGTACCCTAAATCAGTCTATTTAGAATTATTTCAAATTGCGAACAAACGAAATAATTAGCGTTATTTCTAATGATTTGTTAGAATTATTCTATTGAAAATAGTAAACTGATTAGAATACTGCAGCTCTTTCACTATATCGTTGTAGATTTTCAAAAATGAGGCTGTTTTTGTAAATTTGTTATCCTTAAAAAATAAGAAATATGGCATTTGATATTGATATGATTAAAAAGGTGTATGCAGAGATGCCTGCCCGCATAGCAAAAGCACGCGAGCTTACTGGCAAACCGCTTACACTTTCTGAAAAGATTTTGTATTCCCACCTTTGGGAAGGGAAAACGAGTAAAGCTTTTACACGAGGTAAGGACTACGTAGACTTTGCTCCAGATCGTATCGCATGTCAGGATGCAACGGCACAAATGGCGCTTTTGCAATTTATGCAAGCGGGTAAAGATAAAGTTGCCGTGCCTACCACGGTACACTGTGACCACTTGATCCAAGCAAAAGAAGGTGCTGATAAAGACTTACAGCACGCCATGAATACCAGTAATGAGGTATTCAACTTTTTGGAGTCGGTTTCAAATAAATACGGAATCGGTTTCTGGAAGCCGGGAGCTGGAATTATTCATCAAGTGGTTCTTGAAAACTATGCGTTTCCAGGTGGTATGATGATCGGTACAGATTCTCATACGGTAAACGCTGGTGGTCTAGGTATGGTTGCGATAGGTGTAGGTGGTGCTGACGCGGTAGACGTTATGGCGGGTATGGCTTGGGAGCTTAAATTCCCAAAATTGATCGGTGTAAAACTTACGGGTAAACTGTCTGGTTGGACTGCGCCAAAAGATGTTATACTTAAAGTGGCAGAGATCTTAACCGTAAAAGGTGGTACTGGAGCGATTGTAGAATACTTCGGTCCTGGGGCTGAAAACCTTTCCTGTACGGGTAAAGGAACCATTTGTAACATGGGAGCTGAGATAGGAGCTACGACTTCTACATTTGGTTATGATGAAAGCATGGAACGTTATCTTAGAGCAACTGACCGTGAAGATATTGCAGATGCTGCAAACGAGATCAAAGAACACCTTACGGGTGATGCTGAAGTTTATGAAAATCCTGAGCAATATTTTGATCAAGTAATCGAGATCGATCTTGACAAATTAATGCCTCACCTAAATGGTCCATTTACTCCTGATCTAGCGACAGAAGTTGGAACTATGAGGCCTAAAGCCGAAAAGAATGACTGGCCATTAAAAGTAGAGTGGGGGCTTATAGGTTCTTGTACTAACTCCTCTTATGAAGACCTTTCCAGAGCTAGTAGTATTGCTCAACAAGCGATTGACAAAGGTTTGAAGACCAAAGCAGAATTTGGTATCAATCCAGGTTCAGAAAAAGTGCGCTACACAACTGAGCGCGACGGTATCTTGGGAATATTTGAGAAGCTGGATGCTAAAATCTTTACTAACGCCTGTGGACCTTGTATCGGTCAGTGGGCGCGTTATGAAGATCCTAAAAATGCACCTAAAAATAGTATTGTTCATTCCTTCAACAGAAACTTTGCAAAACGTGCCGATGGTAACCCTAACACGCACGCCTTTGTAGCCTCTCCAGAAATGACAGCTGCAATCGCCATAGCAGGTCGTCTAGACTTTAACCCGATCACAGATAAGTTGATCAACGAGGACGGAGAAGAAGTAATGCTCGATGAACCAACAGGATGGGAATTGCCACCTAAAGGTTTTGAAGTAAAAGACGACGGTTATTTAGCGCCTAAGGAAGATGGAAGTGATGTAGAAGTTATTGTAGATCCAGATTCTGAACGTTTGGAATTATTAGAGCCATTTGTACCAATAGGTCGTGATATCAAGGGAGCTAAATTGTTGATCAAAGCTTTCGGAAAATGTACGACTGACCACATTTCCATGGCAGGACCTTGGTTAAGATATAGAGGTCACTTGGACAACATCTCAAACAACTGTTTGATAGGAGCGGTAAATGCGTACAATAAGAAAACCAATTGGGTTAAAAACCAAATGGATGGGGAGTACGATGCGGTTCCTAAAACGCAAAGAGCTTACAAGGCAGCTGGGGTTCCTACCGTGGTAGTGGGAGATCACAATTACGGTGAAGGTTCTTCTCGTGAGCACGCGGCCATGGAACCTAGATTTTTAGGTGTGGTTGCGGTGATCGTGAAATCCTTTGCACGTATCCACGAGACCAACTTGAAAAAGCAGGGAATGCTAGGTCTTACGTTTGCTAATGAAGAAGATTACGACTTGATCCAAGAAGATGATACCTTCAACTTCTTAGATCTGGATCAGTTTGCACCAGATAAACCATTAACTATTGAGATCGTTCACAAAGATGGTAGCAAGGACACCATTAAAGTGAATCATACGTATAACGATGCACAAATTGCCTGGTACGATAAGGGTAGTGCTTTGAACAAGATCAAAGAAGAGAACGCTGCTTAGCATAGCTAAATGATAATTTAGAGAAAGCCGTTTTACATAAGTAAAGCGGCTTTTTTTTGTTTCTTCGGTAAGGGCGGACTTGAGTCCGTCCTTTTTTTAGTAATTGAGAGTTAACAATCCTAATTTTGAACTTATATTTAAATTGTTTCAAAAATCAACTAGTCCCATTCACCTTATGATATCCAAACTTACAAATCCCTTTCAATCAGTATTGATTGTTTTACTGCTCGCGTCTTGTGGTCTCTCTTCATGTTCCATGATTGGCAAAATGGTTACTGGTGTCGGCAATCTAAAAGCCGAAACCTCAATGCAAGACAGAAAAAAATACTATAAACCCTTCCTCGCTGAAAAAAAGAATTTAGTTCAAATCAGACACTATAATCAAAATGATTCTTTGATAAACGGATGGCGGAGACTTTCTGGTCAAAATATTCCTATTCTACTTATTCATAATGTTAAAACGGATAAGTATTACTCCTTAAGTTGTTATGAAGATATTGAAGGAGACGTTGAGGCAATAAACAATAAAAATTTTTCAGAACTTGTGGAAGCTGATTCAACGAGGATAAAACTAGTGGCTGATTACATGCAAGAAACTATTGCGTTCAAAGAACTCAGTGCTGATTATCAACCAGACAACTCTAATGAATTGGAAGCTTTTTATGTAGGAGGAATCTGGACTGGGAAAAAGTTGCGTAAAAGAGTTCAGCCTATTACTGAGATTGAAAATTTAAGATCGATTTATTTAATTGAATTAAGCAAGCTAGAAGCTTCAAAGTAACCTTTGTAAAGCTAGAAATATAATTGCTCCAACCAAATAATATAGTTCGCCGTACCAATTTGTGGTTTGGCAACTTACGGCATGAGTTAGGTAGTATCCGAAAACAAAAGAATATTATTTTTAGATTCATATTTGAATACCATATTTTCCACTACAATTTAGATTTACCATTAAATCCATCAAACCCATGAACAGCCTAATAGTACAACGCACTCGTTATCTTACTCTAATTCTAATTCTTCTTTTGAGTTACCCAGCGCGAGCACAAAAGAATAACAAAGATAAATGGCAAGAAAACTATTCTTGGAGATGGGAAAATACAGACTCGGGTACAAAAGCTCTTGTTGACAATAACAATCTTTTACCCATTACGGTTGTTATCGATTACAAGCTCAAAAACTTAAAACCAAATAAGCCTAATGGTAGCTATGTCGTGGTACCGGCACTGGCTAAGAATTTCGAAGTTATTAGCATGGATAGAATTGATCCAAAAAAAGGCTCGAAATTTCTTAAAAACGATACGCTGACTTATTTAGGCGATTTAACGGACTCGGAATATGATGAGGATTTCGTGTATCTACTGCCTTTTAAAAAGGGAAGGTCATTCAAGGTACATCAAGGAGTAAATGGTGATTTTTCTCATCAAGACAAATATGCATGGGACTTCACTATGCCTGTTGGTACTGAAATTTATGCGGTAAGAGATGGTCTGGTCGTAGATTTAGAGAGGCGAAATAGTAAGAATTGTAAAACTCAATCATGCTCAAAGTATAATAACTACATTAAAATTTTGCATAGCGATGGAACCATTGCAGAATACTTACATCTTAAGAAAAATGGTGTAAAGGTTAAAATTGGTCAAAACGTGAAATCTGGCCAGCTAATAGGGTATAGCGGTAACACCGGTTGGAGTACAGGGCCTCATTTGCATTTAAATATGTATTTATTAGATAAAAATAACCAGAAGATAACTTTACCAATGAAGTTCAAAATGGGAGATGGTAGCATTGTGGATGAGCTCAAGGGTGGAATATCTTATTCAAATTGACGGTAGTCACGGCAATTTTTGCAAAAAATAGAATATAATCGCTCCCATAAAATAACACAGCACATCGTACCAATCTGCGGTATAGCGACTCATGGTTTGCGGCAGGTAGTATTCAAAAATCAAAGAATACATCAGGAATATGCTCAGAATGCTGAACCAGCCTAATCTTATTGAACGGTCATTTTTTACTATCCAAACCGCATTTAGCGAAAGGGTCAAAACCATCGGCACGATCATAAGATCGTTCAAATGGTATAGAATGAAAGTATTATAAGTAAGATCAAAATACTTTGCCAGTAAGACAAAGCCATACATAAAAATACAGGCTAGTGAAAAGAGGTGTAGCGTCTTACATGAAAAATTTGATAATTTCATGTTGCTAAAACTGCTACCAACCATGCGATAGCCATACCTATCACCATTACAACTGTCCATATACTGTGTGCGACTATATATGTACCGCGTACAAATAAGTATTTGCTGTGTTTCCAGCGTTCGGTGAATGAAGGTTGTTCTTTTTTATCGGTTTTTGCGGTATTTTGTTTTTCTCCCGCGTCTGGAGACTTTGATGGCACAGGTGATGACTCAGCATTTTTCATGTGTAAAATATAGCAGGATAAATTTGCTTTCGCGAAAGCGGGATCTGTATTTGACTCATATTTAACGATTGAAATCTACTTTGGAATGCAAAATCAAATTTCTGGTTAAGATTAGAACTATGTGGTTCATATTTCCTCAGTTGGGCTTTACCTTTGATATTGATGTCAGAGCAAATCACAACCGTTTCCGTTTTTAAGAGTGACACCCGCTGGGGTAACGTGAAAGGATTTTTTGCGGTGGCTGAGGGTTATGTCAGGTTAAGGAATATTCCGGGTCAGAATTTTTTTAAGGTCATGGGTGTGGGTAAAAGCAATTTTGACCCAAAGCCAGACTGGAGCACCTACATGCACGTGCAGGTCTGGAACAGGGAAAAGGATGCTTTAGCGTTTTTTGAAAGCAATGGCTTTCACAGGAAAATGAGATCGCAAGCCGCTCAATTCAAACTTATTTTTTTGAGGAACAGCAAGGCTCGCGGTCTGTGGGCGGGTAAAAATCCGTTTGAGAAAAGTGAGGAGCTCGATGCTGAAAATGATTGGATATTTGTGATTACCCGTGCACGCATCAAGCTGAAGTTTTTGAAAAAGTTCTGGGATTACGTACCCACTTCTCAAAAAGGACTTTATGAAGATCCCGACCTTGTTTTTACCGCTGGAGTGGGAGAGTGGCCGGTGACCCACATGGCTACGATGAGTTTGTGGAAAAGCGAAGAAGGTATCAAAAGATTTGCCTACAAAGGTCGCGAGCACCGCCAGGCGATCCAGCAAACACAGGCCTTGCAATGGTATAGCGAGGAATTGTTCAGTAGATTCCAGCCATATAAAATGCAAGGGAATTGGTCAGCCCTGGTTACGCCCGAAGATTTTAGGTAAATGAGCAAAAAACGGCTTCAAAAAAGCCATGGAGGTCATGGGGAACATGATCCGGAGATCCTGTAAAAACGTAGTTTCCTCGTCCAAAAACCTGAAGAAATATTTCATCTTGTTGCTGCTGTAGAGCTTGTAGAAAACCTCGTCGCCGTTTCCATTGTTTTTATCCAAAACATCCAGCAAAGTCGCATCGTACAATTGACTTTTCTTGCTGAATAGCCCGTGATCAAGTTTGCGATCATCTCTAATATTCTCGACCAGCTGTCTTGCTTTTTTCTCGCTCATTTTAAAACTG
This genomic interval from Nonlabens spongiae contains the following:
- a CDS encoding peptidylprolyl isomerase, which encodes MNKIFMMAAMLFACGFASAQNTDTEAEDQKVKNEVIASLIKKDTIKPQIQNTRFMIDGVASVVGDYVVLDSDITKQVETMKRGGNDVQLSKCELIESIIQEKMYAHHAIQDSITISDAEVEGRTEQLLSQWKAELGTDEAIARLYRRESIQQVRDELNQINRDLLLSQRMQQRLTEEIEITPEEVRQFFSEIPENERPLFNTEVEMSQIIVVPEPTEQAINDVIERLRGYRKDVLENGSNFAALATLHSDDIATERQGGILTMRRNDPFVKEFKDLAFSLQEGEISEPFETQFGWHILMVDKVRGQVRDVRHILLKPFISTAQTNKARKKLDEMRDKIIMGEIEFAEAAKQISDEEETAQNGGKFINPRTGDVRLEVDKLPSELASQLQFLEKGDVSGIFQERDPRDSDKTIFKIIYVEDKIKDHIADYQLDYLKIKNLALNAKKIEAIQKWRNEKLKDTYIKIGPDFKDCDFTSNWTK
- a CDS encoding AAA family ATPase produces the protein MSDVNAIDRLVQKNKQLKQEIAKVIIGQEEVIDQILISIFSGGHSLLVGVPGLAKTLMVNTISQALGLDFKRIQFTPDLMPSDILGSEILDENRTFKFLKGPIFSNIILADEINRTPPKTQAALLEAMQEKSVTVAGHNYKLAAPYFVLATQNPIEQEGTYPLPEAQLDRFMFAIKLEYPSYKEEVEVVKSTTSDHKPSVNALFNAQEIVDIQQLIRRIPVADNVIEYAVGLVGKTRPNAANAPELIKEYIDWGAGPRASQNLVLAAKAHAAVNGKYSPDIENIKAVATGILRHRIILNYKGQAEGFTEEKIIQEIL
- a CDS encoding aconitate hydratase, with the translated sequence MAFDIDMIKKVYAEMPARIAKARELTGKPLTLSEKILYSHLWEGKTSKAFTRGKDYVDFAPDRIACQDATAQMALLQFMQAGKDKVAVPTTVHCDHLIQAKEGADKDLQHAMNTSNEVFNFLESVSNKYGIGFWKPGAGIIHQVVLENYAFPGGMMIGTDSHTVNAGGLGMVAIGVGGADAVDVMAGMAWELKFPKLIGVKLTGKLSGWTAPKDVILKVAEILTVKGGTGAIVEYFGPGAENLSCTGKGTICNMGAEIGATTSTFGYDESMERYLRATDREDIADAANEIKEHLTGDAEVYENPEQYFDQVIEIDLDKLMPHLNGPFTPDLATEVGTMRPKAEKNDWPLKVEWGLIGSCTNSSYEDLSRASSIAQQAIDKGLKTKAEFGINPGSEKVRYTTERDGILGIFEKLDAKIFTNACGPCIGQWARYEDPKNAPKNSIVHSFNRNFAKRADGNPNTHAFVASPEMTAAIAIAGRLDFNPITDKLINEDGEEVMLDEPTGWELPPKGFEVKDDGYLAPKEDGSDVEVIVDPDSERLELLEPFVPIGRDIKGAKLLIKAFGKCTTDHISMAGPWLRYRGHLDNISNNCLIGAVNAYNKKTNWVKNQMDGEYDAVPKTQRAYKAAGVPTVVVGDHNYGEGSSREHAAMEPRFLGVVAVIVKSFARIHETNLKKQGMLGLTFANEEDYDLIQEDDTFNFLDLDQFAPDKPLTIEIVHKDGSKDTIKVNHTYNDAQIAWYDKGSALNKIKEENAA
- a CDS encoding M23 family metallopeptidase, which codes for MNSLIVQRTRYLTLILILLLSYPARAQKNNKDKWQENYSWRWENTDSGTKALVDNNNLLPITVVIDYKLKNLKPNKPNGSYVVVPALAKNFEVISMDRIDPKKGSKFLKNDTLTYLGDLTDSEYDEDFVYLLPFKKGRSFKVHQGVNGDFSHQDKYAWDFTMPVGTEIYAVRDGLVVDLERRNSKNCKTQSCSKYNNYIKILHSDGTIAEYLHLKKNGVKVKIGQNVKSGQLIGYSGNTGWSTGPHLHLNMYLLDKNNQKITLPMKFKMGDGSIVDELKGGISYSN